A single region of the Lathamus discolor isolate bLatDis1 unplaced genomic scaffold, bLatDis1.hap1 Scaffold_59, whole genome shotgun sequence genome encodes:
- the RCOR2 gene encoding REST corepressor 2 isoform X1, whose product MEGTRRTDDAVGDGESLGNPVPQPRQGCARWPPPLRGRGQRGRAQPRMIRVGADYQAVIPDCKPESPARYSNKELKGMLVWAPNHCVSDAKLDKYIAMAKDKHGYNIEQALGMLLWHKHDVEKSLADLANFTPFPDEWTVEDKVLFEQAFSFHGKSFARIQQMLPDKLIPSLVKYYYSWKKTRSRTSVMDRQARRLLGRKDREDSNDETDNPHPSLDGDVEPADPRKEPPYPKPCTRKEAQYRHHLPPRHRRRPPRGMHLSREAVASVTSNPELGAAGLRQLDCQLVSLKRQVQRIKQINSGLKQALEGGVEGLRPPEGTGKFSSRWTMDEQLLVVQALRRYGRDFPAVAGVLGNKTPAQVRSFVGGTRRRFGLTRLLRDLPGGDRDEPPAGPPLEGQRQQEEEEEVQITGVSRSAPPHSLAPPPPPSPSRPPQPPPPLLRPAPPPPPGLPLGRAPPPLLRPGHAPAARPRPPAAGHAPPR is encoded by the exons ACGATGCCGTCGGTGATGGAGAATCCCTCGGGAATCCTGTCCCGCAGCCGCGCCAGGGCTGTGCCCGGTGGCCCCCCCCCCTCCGAGGACGAGGACAGCGCGGACGAGCGCAGCCACG CATGATCCGGGTCGGGGCTGACTACCAAGCGGTGATTCCTGACTGCAAACCAG AGAGCCCAGCTCGCTACAGCAACAAGGAGCTGAAGGGGATGCTGGTGTGGGCCCCCAACCACTGTGTCTCCGATGCCAAAC TGGACAAATACATCGCCATGGCCAAGGACAAACACGGTTACAACATCGAGCAG GCTCTGGGAATGCTGCTGTGGCACAAGCACGATGTGGAGAAGTCCCTGGCTGACCTGGCCAACTTCACCCCCTTCCCGGACGAGTGGACGGTGGAGGACAAGGTGCTCTTTGAGCAGGCCTTCAGCTTCCATGGCAAGAGCTTTGCCCGCATCCAGCAAATG CTCCCCGACAAGCTCATCCCGAGTCTGGTCAAGTATTATTATTCCTGGAAGAAAACCCGCTCCCGAACCAGCGTCATGGACAGACAGGCCCGGAGGCTGCTGGGGCGCAAGGACCGGGAAGACAG CAACGACGAGACCGACAACCCCCACCCCTCTCTGGATGGGGATGTGGAGCCAGCGGACCCCAGAAAAGAG CCACCGTACCCCAAACCCTGCACCCGGAAGGAGGCTCAATACCGGCACCACCTCCCCCCCCGGcaccgccgccgcccgccccgcgggATGCACTTGAGCCGCGAGGCCGTGGCCAGCGTCACCTCCAACCCCGAGCTGGGCGCCGCGGGCCTGCGCCAGCTCGACTGCCAGCTCGTGTCCCTCAAGCGGCAG GTGCAGCGGATCAAGCAGATCAACAGCGGCCTCAAGCAGGCGTTGGAGGGCGGCGTGGAGGGGCTGCGCCCACCCGAG GGCACTGGCAAGTTCAGCTCCCGCTGGACGATGGACGAGCAGCTGTTGGTGGTGCAGG CCCTGCGCCGCTACGGCCGCGACTTCCCGGCAGTAGCGGGGGTCCTGGGGAACAAGACCCCAGCCCAGGTCCGGAGCTTCGTGGGGGGCACCCGGCGCCGCTTCGGCCTCACGCGGCTGCTGCGGGACCTCCCCGGGGGGGACAGGGACGAGCCCCCCGCGGGGCCCCCCCTGGAGGGGCAgcggcagcaggaggaggaggaagag GTGCAGATCACCGGGGTCTCCCGCTCAGCCCCACCCCACTCGCTGGCCCCGCCCCCTCCGCCGTCCCCCTCCCGCCCCCCGCAGCcgccccctcccctcctgcgcccggcccctccccccccaccggGGCTCCCGCTGGGCCGGGCCCCGCCCCCGCTGCTCCGGCCTGGCCACGCCCCCGCCGCCAGACCACGTCCCCCCGCTGCCGGGCACGCACCGCCCCGCTGA
- the RCOR2 gene encoding REST corepressor 2 isoform X2, whose product MPSVMENPSGILSRSRARAVPGGPPPSEDEDSADERSHDSMIRVGADYQAVIPDCKPESPARYSNKELKGMLVWAPNHCVSDAKLDKYIAMAKDKHGYNIEQALGMLLWHKHDVEKSLADLANFTPFPDEWTVEDKVLFEQAFSFHGKSFARIQQMLPDKLIPSLVKYYYSWKKTRSRTSVMDRQARRLLGRKDREDSNDETDNPHPSLDGDVEPADPRKEPPYPKPCTRKEAQYRHHLPPRHRRRPPRGMHLSREAVASVTSNPELGAAGLRQLDCQLVSLKRQVQRIKQINSGLKQALEGGVEGLRPPEGTGKFSSRWTMDEQLLVVQALRRYGRDFPAVAGVLGNKTPAQVRSFVGGTRRRFGLTRLLRDLPGGDRDEPPAGPPLEGQRQQEEEEEVQITGVSRSAPPHSLAPPPPPSPSRPPQPPPPLLRPAPPPPPGLPLGRAPPPLLRPGHAPAARPRPPAAGHAPPR is encoded by the exons ATGCCGTCGGTGATGGAGAATCCCTCGGGAATCCTGTCCCGCAGCCGCGCCAGGGCTGTGCCCGGTGGCCCCCCCCCCTCCGAGGACGAGGACAGCGCGGACGAGCGCAGCCACG acAGCATGATCCGGGTCGGGGCTGACTACCAAGCGGTGATTCCTGACTGCAAACCAG AGAGCCCAGCTCGCTACAGCAACAAGGAGCTGAAGGGGATGCTGGTGTGGGCCCCCAACCACTGTGTCTCCGATGCCAAAC TGGACAAATACATCGCCATGGCCAAGGACAAACACGGTTACAACATCGAGCAG GCTCTGGGAATGCTGCTGTGGCACAAGCACGATGTGGAGAAGTCCCTGGCTGACCTGGCCAACTTCACCCCCTTCCCGGACGAGTGGACGGTGGAGGACAAGGTGCTCTTTGAGCAGGCCTTCAGCTTCCATGGCAAGAGCTTTGCCCGCATCCAGCAAATG CTCCCCGACAAGCTCATCCCGAGTCTGGTCAAGTATTATTATTCCTGGAAGAAAACCCGCTCCCGAACCAGCGTCATGGACAGACAGGCCCGGAGGCTGCTGGGGCGCAAGGACCGGGAAGACAG CAACGACGAGACCGACAACCCCCACCCCTCTCTGGATGGGGATGTGGAGCCAGCGGACCCCAGAAAAGAG CCACCGTACCCCAAACCCTGCACCCGGAAGGAGGCTCAATACCGGCACCACCTCCCCCCCCGGcaccgccgccgcccgccccgcgggATGCACTTGAGCCGCGAGGCCGTGGCCAGCGTCACCTCCAACCCCGAGCTGGGCGCCGCGGGCCTGCGCCAGCTCGACTGCCAGCTCGTGTCCCTCAAGCGGCAG GTGCAGCGGATCAAGCAGATCAACAGCGGCCTCAAGCAGGCGTTGGAGGGCGGCGTGGAGGGGCTGCGCCCACCCGAG GGCACTGGCAAGTTCAGCTCCCGCTGGACGATGGACGAGCAGCTGTTGGTGGTGCAGG CCCTGCGCCGCTACGGCCGCGACTTCCCGGCAGTAGCGGGGGTCCTGGGGAACAAGACCCCAGCCCAGGTCCGGAGCTTCGTGGGGGGCACCCGGCGCCGCTTCGGCCTCACGCGGCTGCTGCGGGACCTCCCCGGGGGGGACAGGGACGAGCCCCCCGCGGGGCCCCCCCTGGAGGGGCAgcggcagcaggaggaggaggaagag GTGCAGATCACCGGGGTCTCCCGCTCAGCCCCACCCCACTCGCTGGCCCCGCCCCCTCCGCCGTCCCCCTCCCGCCCCCCGCAGCcgccccctcccctcctgcgcccggcccctccccccccaccggGGCTCCCGCTGGGCCGGGCCCCGCCCCCGCTGCTCCGGCCTGGCCACGCCCCCGCCGCCAGACCACGTCCCCCCGCTGCCGGGCACGCACCGCCCCGCTGA